A genomic window from Oceanobacillus timonensis includes:
- the yfmH gene encoding EF-P 5-aminopentanol modification-associated protein YfmH, producing MNKQYFETVDETLYEKKLDNGLQVCLLPKPELTKTYGVFMTNYGSVDRSFVPIGQNEPITVPDGIAHFLEHKLFEKEDRDVFTDFTKQAASPNAFTSFTETAYLFSATSNIEKNVLTLIDFVQDPYFSEQSVEKEKGIIAQEINMYDDQPDWRLFMGTNKALFHHHPVNIDIAGTVDSIYTITKDDLYTCYHTFYHPENMILFVTGNVDPEQMMDIIIQNQEKKSFDKLEDIQREFPEEPNQVKEKELKINMPVSIPKCSVGIKEPKQQLQGDAYLKRDLLTDIVLDYFFSTGGDFYQELYDADLIDNSFFFESNLQSSFGYVAIGSNTKHPEQFASRVQEMLLSTKDMEISEAAFERMKKKKMGEILRAMNSLEFIANQFATLAFKHVNLLDIVPFIQKLTVQDVNAFLSTWIEEERLATCTIQKETVEE from the coding sequence ATGAATAAGCAGTATTTTGAAACAGTGGACGAAACATTATATGAAAAAAAACTGGATAATGGATTGCAGGTTTGTTTGTTGCCAAAACCAGAGCTGACAAAAACATACGGTGTTTTTATGACCAATTATGGCTCGGTTGATCGCAGCTTTGTACCTATTGGCCAAAATGAGCCAATTACGGTACCGGATGGAATTGCACATTTCTTGGAGCATAAATTATTTGAGAAAGAAGACCGTGATGTTTTTACAGATTTTACGAAACAGGCAGCTTCTCCGAATGCATTTACTTCGTTTACAGAGACAGCTTATTTATTTTCAGCAACAAGTAATATTGAAAAAAATGTTTTAACATTGATTGATTTTGTACAGGATCCGTATTTCTCGGAACAGTCGGTTGAAAAGGAAAAAGGTATTATCGCCCAGGAAATTAATATGTATGATGATCAGCCGGATTGGCGCCTGTTCATGGGAACGAATAAGGCATTGTTCCATCATCATCCTGTCAATATCGATATTGCCGGTACGGTGGATTCGATTTATACGATTACAAAAGATGACCTGTATACCTGTTACCATACTTTTTACCATCCGGAAAATATGATTTTATTTGTAACGGGAAATGTTGATCCGGAGCAGATGATGGATATCATTATCCAAAACCAGGAAAAAAAATCATTTGATAAATTAGAGGATATACAGCGTGAATTCCCGGAAGAACCGAATCAGGTAAAAGAGAAAGAATTAAAAATAAACATGCCGGTGTCGATACCAAAATGTTCAGTAGGTATTAAAGAGCCGAAACAGCAGCTTCAAGGAGATGCTTATCTAAAACGTGATTTATTAACAGATATCGTACTCGATTATTTCTTTTCCACCGGGGGCGACTTTTACCAAGAATTATACGATGCTGATTTAATTGATAACAGTTTCTTTTTCGAAAGTAATTTGCAATCGTCCTTTGGGTATGTTGCCATTGGTTCCAATACCAAACATCCGGAACAATTTGCTTCCAGGGTACAGGAAATGCTGTTGTCAACAAAGGATATGGAAATCAGTGAAGCGGCTTTCGAACGGATGAAAAAGAAAAAAATGGGGGAGATACTCCGTGCCATGAACTCGTTAGAATTTATTGCCAATCAATTTGCTACATTAGCTTTTAAGCATGTGAATTTACTGGATATCGTGCCATTTATCCAAAAACTGACAGTTCAGGATGTCAATGCATTTTTAAGTACGTGGATTGAAGAAGAACGTCTGGCAACTTGTACGATTCAAAAAGAAACGGTGGAAGAATGA
- the yfmF gene encoding EF-P 5-aminopentanol modification-associated protein YfmF, with the protein MSVKEIKKMENNIQFHILPNKKHKTITFAVKFRAPLERETITKRALLPYILKQGTASFPTRKELQEELAELYGSVISIGGSKKGESHILTFYLEVPNAKFLPESDSLMERAAGLLHEMIYQPHQEGNGFSQKVFEREKETLRQNIHSIKDNKASYANMRLIDEMCGDEAYSIHAQGYEEDLSTLSNDALFTYFENVRTEDAMDVYVSGDFEAEQMLNLLTQQFKRSGNQKDIAPADEDISKQVENGKEVVEKDQIQQAKLNIGYRTNILYRDEKYPALQVFNALFGGFPSSKLFINVREKNSLAYTVASRIESHKGLLFVMSGIAPADYEKALSIIREQMEAMKNGDFTEEELEETKQLIINQLQETLDHAQGIIELMYQQVVGQKEMTMDELFAGIQQVTKEQVIDVAEQVQEDMVYLLTSEGGAAHE; encoded by the coding sequence ATGAGCGTTAAAGAAATCAAGAAGATGGAAAACAATATCCAATTTCACATACTTCCAAATAAAAAGCATAAAACAATTACCTTTGCAGTGAAATTCCGTGCTCCGTTAGAAAGGGAGACTATCACGAAACGGGCGTTACTTCCTTATATTTTAAAACAAGGAACTGCTTCGTTTCCAACACGTAAAGAACTGCAGGAAGAATTAGCAGAACTGTATGGTTCAGTCATATCTATCGGCGGATCTAAAAAAGGAGAAAGTCATATATTGACGTTTTACTTAGAAGTGCCGAATGCAAAGTTTCTCCCGGAAAGTGATTCTCTAATGGAACGGGCTGCTGGGTTACTGCATGAAATGATTTATCAACCGCATCAGGAAGGTAATGGCTTTTCCCAGAAGGTGTTTGAGAGAGAAAAAGAGACGCTGCGTCAAAATATACATTCCATTAAGGATAATAAGGCCAGCTATGCCAATATGCGATTAATTGATGAAATGTGTGGTGATGAGGCATACAGCATTCATGCACAGGGCTATGAAGAAGACCTGTCCACACTCTCAAATGACGCATTGTTCACATATTTTGAAAATGTCCGTACAGAAGATGCCATGGATGTTTATGTGAGCGGTGATTTCGAAGCAGAACAGATGTTGAACCTATTAACCCAACAGTTTAAACGTTCTGGAAACCAAAAGGACATAGCACCTGCTGATGAAGATATATCGAAGCAGGTAGAAAACGGAAAAGAAGTCGTTGAGAAAGACCAGATTCAACAGGCAAAATTAAATATTGGCTATCGGACCAATATTCTTTACCGGGATGAAAAATACCCGGCTTTGCAGGTTTTTAATGCCCTCTTTGGCGGTTTTCCAAGTTCAAAATTATTTATTAATGTAAGAGAGAAAAATAGCCTTGCTTATACAGTGGCATCCCGTATAGAAAGCCATAAAGGTTTGTTATTTGTGATGAGCGGTATTGCACCGGCAGACTATGAGAAAGCACTGTCGATTATTCGCGAGCAGATGGAAGCCATGAAAAACGGGGATTTTACAGAAGAAGAATTAGAGGAAACGAAGCAGCTTATCATTAACCAGTTACAAGAGACGCTGGATCATGCACAGGGAATCATTGAATTAATGTATCAGCAAGTGGTCGGGCAGAAAGAAATGACCATGGATGAACTGTTTGCAGGCATCCAGCAGGTAACCAAAGAGCAGGTTATTGATGTAGCGGAGCAAGTGCAGGAAGACATGGTTTATCTATTAACAAGTGAAGGAGGAGCAGCTCATGAATAA
- a CDS encoding GntR family transcriptional regulator: MTLRDDERHLYLQVMDKIKAGIADGTYTEEEKLPSEYTLSKQLGVSRATLREALRMLEEDQIVTRKHGVGTFVNATPLFQAGIEELSSVTYMIKQSGKKPGTQYISTDVLDATVQEQRDFGKFDLESVTTIERIRTADDVPVVFCMDKAPAPYLSLAKLREKASIISTIEAASEKQIAYAIADIEPFTYHERIYSILQCTPDDPLLLLKQMHYTSDDEAVLYSMNYFRADMFRFQVVRKRI; this comes from the coding sequence ATGACTTTACGTGATGATGAGAGACATTTATATTTACAGGTAATGGATAAAATAAAAGCAGGTATTGCAGACGGAACGTATACAGAGGAAGAAAAATTGCCATCAGAATATACGCTTTCCAAACAATTAGGAGTTTCCCGGGCAACGTTAAGGGAAGCGTTGAGGATGCTGGAAGAAGACCAAATTGTCACCCGCAAACATGGCGTCGGCACATTTGTCAATGCGACCCCGTTATTTCAAGCTGGTATTGAAGAGCTGAGCAGCGTAACGTATATGATTAAACAGTCTGGAAAAAAGCCGGGAACACAATATATTAGCACCGATGTATTAGACGCTACCGTACAGGAACAGCGTGATTTCGGTAAATTTGATCTGGAATCTGTCACAACAATAGAAAGAATCCGTACGGCGGATGATGTTCCTGTTGTGTTTTGTATGGATAAAGCACCGGCACCTTATCTATCGTTAGCAAAACTGCGGGAAAAAGCGTCTATTATCAGCACGATTGAAGCAGCTTCGGAAAAACAAATTGCTTATGCCATAGCGGATATAGAACCATTTACATATCATGAACGAATCTACAGTATTTTGCAATGTACGCCGGATGATCCGCTGCTTTTGTTAAAACAGATGCATTATACCAGTGATGATGAGGCTGTTTTATATTCCATGAATTATTTTCGGGCAGATATGTTTCGCTTTCAGGTTGTGCGGAAAAGAATATAA